GAAAATTAACCTGAGGGCCTCAGGCTGTGGAAGAGGCCCTTACCCTGCCCACGGGCTAAGGAATGCTTCCCTGGAGGGGGGAGTCCTAAAGGATGAGGGGGTATTCAGTCAGTGCAGAGGAAGGGTGGGCCTGGCAGAGGAgtcagcctgtgcaaaggccctgaggtcagaaacaggtgtgtgggggggtgtgtacACATGTGCATGCAAACActgcagagaggcaggaaggctTGATGGAGGAACAGGTGGAGCCTAGCTGGGGGCAACACTGAGCAGCAGACTGAGACATGAGGACTTCATCCTACAGGCCTGTGCTGAGGGTAGGCTCTGGGGCCCACCACCTACACTCTAGTCCTTGCCTCACGctctcactgtgtgaccttgtacCAGTCCCCTCCTTGGGCCTCactttccttacctgtaaaaagAAGTGGCTGGACCCAGTGTATGTTTACATCAGGCCCTTGTGTGGTTTGTGGGTTGGTGGTGCTGTGTTGGTGGCCCAGCCACTCTGACTCCTGGAGGCGGGCTCAGCAAATCGGTCCATAGAGAAaaggggaagctgaggcagacAGAGACTCACACACTTCCCCCTTGGCTGCCACGCcacacccccacctgccccctcggCACGGGCCTCACGCTGCCAGTCCAGTGAGGCCCAAGGGCTGGCAGAAGTGAGACTGTGGCAAGGAGCCCCGAGGTTTGCACAAGACTCCAGCCCTGGCTtttgcttcctcttcctttttgggGATTCACCTTGAAGTCTGCAGTGAGCAAGACAGCCCAGGACACAGAGGGCAGTTTTGCTACTAGGGCTTACAGCCCCAGATGTACCTGGGACTGCCTTTTCTGCTCCCCGGGCCCAGctaccctcccaccccactccaggcTCCCCTTCTCCAGACCCAGGGGTGGAGGGCCCAGCCGCAGGCACCCAACGCATGTGCAtatccccccccctccccagcagtgcatctggggatgggggggggggcagaaagggAAGCCACATTCCAGAGGGTTTAAATGCCAGACCGAGGAGTGAGACCATCCTCTGTTCTCTACTGGGCCCTGAACTGTCTCCGCGGGGCCCcagccctcagccctgcccccacccgaCCCCCGTGCCgcacccccccactccccccaccccggaaATCCTGGTGCTTCCACTGTTAACTGGGCCCACTCGGGGCAGCTCCTTGAGGCCAGCAACTTTATTTCGCTCTCTACTGTATCCCTACAACCAAGACCAGTCCCCAGCACCTCGTGGGTTCCCAGGAGCTGTGGCTGAGGCAGTGATTCAGTTGCAGGACTGGAGACGGCCTCTGAGCCACCTGGTGGTTCAAGGCCAAGATGAAGGGGCCAAGAGCCACACCTGCCCTCCCAGTGGAAGTCTGGAGCACCGTGCAGCCTGTATGAGAGGACAGGCCCTGACACCTACTAGACCGTCAAGGGTCGTCGTTGCAGTAAATGGATCACGGGGCGCATGGGGACATCCCAAGGCCGAGCTGGCAGAAGCCCCAGGTCATTCCTATGCTGTCAGTTGGTTTTTGAGAAGATGCCCTGGTGGTAGAATTTAGTCAAAGAATAACCTGCTAGTCACTTCCTTCCCAGGGGCCCCAAGCCAGACCAGGCCTCCAGTGCCTTCTGCCCTACCGTCTGTGTTCTAGggacactgcccccccccccgagctcCCCAGCCCTCTCCTGCTCTCAGAGCAGGGGTGTGTGGAGGGGGTCTCACTGATGGGAAAGGCACTTCTAGAGCAGTGTGGGGGGAGCCACATCTTGCAGAGGGGACCTTGGGTGACAGGCAGGTAGGCCAAGGACTAACCTGCCCTCAACGTTCCAAGAAGCCACTTGtgccctttttacagatgaggaaaccaagactttGTGCGGTCAGGTGactcgtccaaggtcacacagcaagtcaccCATTAATGCATTTGACACGAGTGTCGCTGTTGACAGGAACCCCTATAGTATAGCAAAAGGTGAAGTGACAGGCAGGATCCCTGTCCAGGTGGGGAAGGCCCCCTGCTGGGCCTCAGAGGGTGAGGCTTGGGACCCTCCCCAGGGGGCTGGCCTGGGTGACACTGGGCCCTGAGAAATAGGgctgctcttccttccctccccttcctctgcttttgtttcttggccTCCAcagcttctcccccttccccctttctctctcttccgcCTCCTCCTTACTCTCTCCCCCTACCTCCCCCCTccacctcttcccttctctcccctttcccccccatggcctcccttccccccacccccagtcccagtCTTTATGCTATAACCAAGCAGCTATTCTATCTCCTCTATTTTTCTGCCTTTGCCATGTCCTTTCCCTCCACGCGGGGAACCAGGGGTGTCCTGGCAGGATGCCAAGCTGCACCCTGCCTAGATGGATACCCCTCACCTCCTAGCGAGCCCGTGGAGAGCCCACGGAGGTCTGAGCTCCTTCTCTGGGACACTGGGGTGAGCTTTGGTTCTGAGCCCCAGCACAAGTGTGGGGTCGGAGGCCTTGCCCTGAGAGGGGAGGCGGCACAAGGGGGGCCTTGAGGAGGGGGTGCCGGCACACAGGTGGTGCACACCTGGCAGGCTGTCCTCGGGCGACACTGGGTTGCAGAGTCCCCACCTTCCCACTCCTCGTTTCTGTGTCTGGTAGACAGAGCGTGCATGCAAAATGCAGGTAAATTAgattccctcttttttctctgagcctcagtctcaaCAAACAGAGCCCAtctgacacgcacacacacacacacacgtgcacgcacaccgGCCTGGCCACCCCAGTGAACATGCGCTTAcggggcgtgggggggggttcTGCTCAGACAAGTGTCTGTCCGGCGCACAGGAAGGAGGGGGGTCTGAGTGGCCAGGCAGGCACAGGGCTGATGCAGGGTTCCAACAAGAAGGGAGGTCTGAGTAGAGAACCATGGAGGGGCTCTGGCTGCCCTGGAGGGGTCCCCGGACCAGCCGGACAGGGACAGCTCTGAGGCTTCCCAGTTGCAGGTCGCCCGGAGCCGTGAGCACCTGCTGGCTCCTCGGAACCTGGGGGCGACAGGGCAGCACCTGGGAGCCGAGGCCGGGCTCAGAGCCGTGACACGACCTACCAGGTTTCACAGATTAAAGGAGCAGAGCTGGAAGCTTTGGGGCCCACATGGGGCCGGGCTGTAGGGCCCACAGGCCTGGGTGCAGACCCACATCTGCCCTCACTGACGGGACCCTCGAGCATGTGACTGAGGCCCTGGATTCCTGGGCTGTGAAATGGGGTGcatcccgcccccaccccccttgGGGTTGTTGTTAGGGTTAAATGGCTCACCTGCAACCTGGTGAGCCCCGGTAATGGGAAGCTAGCTCTTCTGCCCGCACTGAGGGTTAGTTGTTGGcaggcctgggtcccaccccatgTGGGCACAAACCCCTCATGAGCAAGAACCGCGGGCAGGACCCCTTTCACACCCAGGCATAGGCTCCTGTCACAGAAACATGGACTGCAGCCCCGAAGTCAAAACTGCCTGCCTGTGCCACAGGAAGGGGACGCCTGGTGGGCGGGGAGGCGGGTGGGATCATCAGGAGAGGCCCCTTTCACTCTTCAAGGTCACTCCTAGCGGGGATGATAAACTGGACGATGACCCGCCCCACGGGGGACCTCGCCAGGCCTGCGCCCCGGCTCCCACGGCTTCTGCTGCCAGAGGGATGACGATTTCTTTGCTCCTGTTCCCTTgaggctgctggggaggggggggtgccGGCTTTGGGGCCGCggagaggacagagagggaaCTAACATTTTACACTGCCGTCCTCGCTCTGCTCACCACCCCACGGGTGGGCACTGCGCCCCCTCCGCCCTGATGAAGAAGCAGGCTGGGGGGTGCTGGGGGCTGCGGCTGAGCAAGAAAAGGGCAAAATCGGACTTGAACTCCAAACCCAGGGCCAAGTCCCCAGCGCCGGCTCCGCGGCTGGGGATGAGTTGGTCCTGACTTCAGGGAAGTCTAGAAAAAGTGCTGAGCGTGCTGTTCGCTCAAACCCACAGCCGGCATGAGGGCTGTGTCAGACTGGGTGCTGTGTCAGACTAGCGGTCGGGTCGGGGGACGGTGCTGCCCCACAGGGCGGCCGCGGTGGGCACAGTGGTCTCCTCTGAGGACTCCGTGAGGCAGGGGGGCTGCCTCACCCACCTCGCACCTCCGAGCACAGGGCCTGACCCAGAGCCGGGATTTAGCAAGTATTTGTTgcacaaagaaatgaatgagttCTCATCGCAGAAGCACCCCAATGCCGAACGGGGGGCCCCGGAGTGGAGACATCTCTCTGCTCTGGGGCCTTCATCAGGAAATCTTCTTCCAGAGATCTGGGCAAATAAGTTAATTGTTTACATTTGGTGAGGGCTTTATAATTAACGAATCCCCTTCGCCTAGTTATGACCTCTGGGCTCTCGTGATCCTTCGAAGGGTAGGTCGGTttaagatggagaaactgaggtgcagagtgACTTTGAAGTGACCCTTCTTAGCCCCTTGTAAGTGACAGAGCTTGGACTTGGGGCCGAGCTGCCTTCCAacaggggtggtgggggtgggctgAATGAGGTTTAGCCCCTCCGGCCTGTTCCCAGTGGACCCTGAACCTGAGCCGGGTTCTGTTCCACCTGACCCTTCCACGAGAGCCTGGCTTGAAGATTAATAGTTTAATCTTTAGTGTCCGTTTCAAGGAAGCTAAATTCCTGTctggggtattttatttttagccgGTTTCAGGAAGGGGAAGCTCCgctggcctggggtgggagggagacacGAGGCCCCGAGCCCCGGTTTCCTGAGGAAGGGCTGCAGCCCGCCATGCGCCTGACCCTGACCCTGGGAGCAGAGCTGGCCAGGCAGCCAGGAGCCACCCCAGTAACACCTTTCCCTTTCCTATGGAGCACTTCTGATGTGTCTGCACCGAGCAAGGGTAGGCCTTGCAATCATGATGAGTGTCCCAGGCCCAGGAGGAGGCCCTCCCACATCCGGGGCACATGCTGCAGCCcaggggaggcccagagagggtgccAGGACCCGGTGGGAGGGCCGGGGAGTCCCAGGAACAGGTGGAATTTGAGGGAAACCTGGGAGGCTGGTGGAGGAGCGGGAGCTTGGTGGCACCGATGGGAGAACCATGTGCAAAGGCTGGTTACACAGACTGCGcccccaggaaggcagggagccGGTGCACCTGGGGTTTGgaaccggggcggggggggttgGACCTGAGCAGGTGGGTGCGTTGGCTTTTTCAGAAGAACCTGGCAGGTCAGAGCGCATGCCTGCGAACCTGGGAGCCGGCTTTTGTATTCGTTTGAGGAAGTGCTCTCAGACCTGTTAGCCATCACGGGGCCTTCTATCAGATCACATCCTACGTGGAACGCCAGTGCACAAATCAGGGAAAGCTGTACTTTTTATCGGcataaatatagatatttaaatGTGTAATCCTTATCTAACGCAGAACGATCACCTGTTGTGAGAGACACAGTCGCGTAGCATCAGGCTTCGTTGATAGGTGGTAACCGCCAAGAGCGACCTTGGCacctaatttatttttgtgtgttgcCTTGtttttgccatatatatatatatatatatattattttcccccaCCTCATTCTCCCCCAgcaatatatatactttataaaaaccaaaacacctcACTCATATGGTCAAGCCATTACGAATGGTGACAGTGTTTAACACCTCACTGTATGGCCTCAAGGTCCGTGCAAAATTAATTACTTTGGGACCAAAGCCAGGGGGGCTACAGAGTGTGCTGAAGCAAGGTGTGTATTACATTCGAGAGTAGACGGGTTctctaaaatctatttttaaaagagaggaatctttattttttgcaattGTAAATCAGCTTTTTTGAAGGACCTCTGGAAGGACATTGTGAGGAACATGGTTTGAGAACCGCGGTGACAATGCCACCTTCTTGTTACAGGTGGGAGGACTGAGGCCAGCAAGGGGGCAGGGCCGATCCAGGATCCCACAGGGTGACAGAGAAAATGGTCAGATACACAGAGGGGTCCCCATAATTATAAGTGTGTCTGGTTCCCAAGGCAGGAGGAGAAACACAGCAGGGCCAGACGCCCCCCAGACTAGCCAAGCCCCTGCGGAAtgcgtgtgtgtctgttgtgtgtgCAGCCTGAAGCCGGCAGTATTAAcgctcccttctcctcctgcagCGATGCCCTCCTAGCCAGCCGTCACGGGATGGAGGGCTTCATGGACTCAGGGACACAGACGGATGCCGTGGTGGTGCTGTCCTTGGCTCAGGCCGCCGTGCTGGGCCTGGTCTCGGAAAATGAGCTCTTCGGAGCCACCATAAGCGCCGAAGCCTTCTACCCGGACCTGGGGCCCGAGCTGTCTGGGACGGCCATGGGGGAGCCCGGGCCCCCGGGCCCCGACGTCTACCAGCTGGCCTGCAACGGGAGGGCCCTGGAGGAGCCGGCAGAAGAGGAGGTGCTGGAGGTGGAGGCGGCCTTCGAGAAGCACACCCGGCGGAAGACGCGGCCGCCCGTGCGGCTGGTGCCCAAGGTCAAGTttgagaaggtggaggaggaggaggagcaggaggtcTACGAGGTGTCCGTGCCCGGGGACGACAAGGACGCGGGCCCGGCGGAGGCCCCTGCCGAGGTGGCCGGCGGCGGCTGCGAGGCCCTGGTGCAGAGCAGCGCCGTCAAGATGATCGACCTCAGCGCCTTCAGCCGCAAGCCCCGGACGCTGCGCCACCTGCCCCGAGCCCCGAGGCCGGAGCTGGACGCGGCCCCCTACGACCCCCACTTCCCCGACCCGGCCCGGGACGGCTTCCCGGAGCCCGGCATGGCGCTGCCCGGGCCGGAGGCCTTGCCCTCCGAGTGCGGCTTCGAGCCACCCCACCTGGCCCCCCTGAGCGATCCTGAGGCCCCCCCCACCATGGAGTCCCCGGAGCCCGTGAAGCCGGAGCAGGGCTTCGTGTGGCAGGAGGCAGGCGAGTTCGAGGCGGACGCGGCCGGCTCGACGGTGGAGCGCCACAAGAAGGCCCAGCTGGACCGGCTGGACATCAACGTGCAGATCGACGACTCCTACCTGGTGGAGGCGGGTGACCGCCAGAAGCGCTGGCAGTGCCGCATGTGCGAGAAGTCCTACACGTCCAAGTACAACCTGGTGACGCACATCCTGGGCCACAACGGCATCAAGCCGCACTCGTGCCCGCACTGCAGCAAGCTCTTCAAGCAGCCCAGCCACCTGCAGACGCACCTGCTGACGCACCAGGGCACCCGGCCGCACAAGTGCCAGGTGTGCCAGAAGGCCTTCACGCAGACGAGCCACCTCAAGCGCCACATGCTGCTGCACTCGGAGGTCAAGCCCTACAGCTGCCACTTCTGCGGCCGCGGCTTCGCCTACCCCAGCGAGCTCAAGGCCCACGAGGTGAAGCACGAGAGCGGCCGCTGCCACGTCTGCGTCGAGTGCGGCCTGGACTTCTCCACCCTGACCCAGCTCAAGCGCCACCTGGCCTCCCACCAGGGCCCCACCCTCTACCAGTGCCTCGAGTGCGACAAGTCCTTCCACTACCGCAGCCAGCTGCAGAACCACATGCTCAAACACCAGAACGTGCGGCCCTTCGTGTGCACGGAGTGCGGCATGGAGTTCAGCCAGATCCACCACCTCAAGCAGCACTCCCTCACCCACAAGGTAGGCCGgcgcctctgcccctcccccacatcctccCTAGCGGCTCTCCCGCCCCAGGGGCCTCGCCGGTCTgaggctcctccctctcctcctgctggcCTTCCATCCAGTGCTTCCCAGAGTCCTGCTTCAGAGCAGGTCGGGCCAAAAGAGATGGGACGCAGATGAACGCGTCCTAACGTTTAGAGCTGCATATTCGTTCGCAGgagtattaggaaaaaaataacaattgaaATTCAGGGtgtttttttaatagtagaacttacttttttgaagtttttgaaTGAAATGTTGGAGGAACCCCGGCAGGCCCCAGGGAACCCAGTTGGAAAATCATTAAAGcagcctgccctccaggagcGCGGAGGCCAGGAGGCCACGGGGCAGTGACCGAGACAGTCAGAAGGAGAGAAGCTTTCCTTTGCTCCTTGTTATGACAAAACTGTATCAAAACCTGTGACTTCCCTTTAGGAAAAAGCTtaactgtatttcattttaaaagggaacagacagaaggaaaaatatttgtgatgGAAAAGGACATAAACAAGGCAGACAGTTTGTAGGGGTGGAAGGTGGAGCTGTCCTTGTCCACTGTGTCCCTGACACATCACTTTGACCCACTGTCCCCCActgtcctccccttcccttccggTCACCAGCCACCCTGCCTTTCAGCCACCGTCACCCCCTCCCAGAGGCCCTTCTGTCCAGATGGAATGAGGCCTCTTGGGTCCCACAGGCTCGCTCGGCACTTAGCCTGCCCCCTCGTTTCCACGCCAAATCCAACCAGCTTCACGTTTTGCAGCTCAAGGTGCAAGAGAGCTCCCTCGTTCCGTAATGGCAGCCGTAGGGCCACTTAGGGTCCAGCCTGCGTCCTCACCTCTCACAGTGGACGCAGCAGTGAGTGGGGCAGCCGGAGCCTGCTGGCCCGAGAATCCAGCCTTCCCTGCCCTGGGAACATCTGCTAGAGCACAGATGACTTGCAGCTTTTTGCAGCTGCTCCCCCGGTCGGTTGGTAAAGCTGCCCACAGTGTGATGTTAAGAAGGATTCTGAAGCAGAGTCTGGGCTCAGCCATAAGAGCAGACCGTGTGTCAAGTGAAACCAGATGACTGACTGACTTCGTGTCTGCTGGGAAGGGAGTGGGAGCCATAAGCATCTTGTGCCATTTTTCTCCTCTACTAAAAATCCCCACGAGTCTGCAAAGTGTTCAAAGAGAAATAACACCGTGACAAAAAACtgagaacaaaaaccaaagacCGGTAAAATCGAAAACATCCCTGTCGTCAGCCTAAATTTGCACAGTGTGCACATAATATGTACTTACGGGGTCAGCGCCCCAAGGCAGGGCCCCCTGGTGGTCAGACACACCGTCAGTGTGTCAGGCGAGTGTAGAGACGTGACACACAGCCCCTGTCTGCTAAAAGAGAGACACACACGCGCTGCTGCCTTATAATACGGAACTCTGTCCCACGTAAGCGTCGGGACAGCCCCTGTGACCGCACACACATGACCGTCCCGCTGGGGGTCTGCTAAATTACTGGCTCAGCAAAGAGATCAACTCCCAACATTTGTCCTGACTTTGCTCTCCAGACAATACATCGGACCCCCTGTGCTCACAACACCCTGTCCCGCTCTGGGGGTCACCTCCAGGCCATGTTGAAGTCAAACCAGAGGGTTTTCCCCTGGAATCATTGTCTCCTGGGGCCAAGTGTCCCAATCTCCTCCAATGATAAGAGTCCTCTGAGGGACCTGTTGAGACCAAACATTCCTGGGCCTGCTGGCCCGGCAGCGGCAGGAGGAATCTCCCGAGAGGCCGTATGTGCAGCATGGTGGTGGATTCTTACACCAGGGAAGCTTGGGAAACTCTCAAGGGGTTGAGTGGATGGGCTCCAGGGGGGTTGAGAACTCTTGTATTCAGATCCAAGTGTCATTTTTCCTGCAGCGTCCATACTTTtaatcagattctcaaagggcTCCATGAACCCCAAGGAACACTGAGAGCCCACACTGAGGGGAAAAAGACATGTGTGCCCTTGACCTGAGGACGGTCCACCAGGCCGTGGCCCCAGATCCACTTCTTGGCCACAGATCCTGGTGCCTGGCGTGATGCTGGCTTGTCGCAGGTGCCCAGTAAATGGTTGCtggatgaatgaacgaatgaatgaatgaacgaacgaacgaatgaacACACTTGCCTTGGTGCACAGGTGCAAACCTAGAGGGGCACCTGCCCAGGTGGGCGGGAGACAGCAGGTGTGTAGGTAGGAACTAGAAGTCTTCCTGGAGTCAGTGGCCCTGCCCCAACATTCTCCCAGTGGCTTTCCACAAGTGGTCCCCATCCGGAGCACCCCCTCCGGGAAGTCGCTTTCCGGAAGCTGTGCGTACGCTCGGACACTGTGtgcacaccccacacacacacacgcttccaGAGGCTATGCCCGTCACGTGGCCTgaccatccccccctcccccctcccccgccagggCGTGAAGGAGTTCAAGTGCGAGGTGTGCGGCCGGGAGTTCACCCTGCAGGCCAACATGAAGCGGCACATGCTGATCCACACCAGCGTCCGGCCCTACCAGTGCCACATCTGCTTCAAGACCTTCGTGCAGAAGCAGACCCTCAAGACCCACATGATTGTACACTCGCCTGTGAAGCCATTCAAATGCAAGGTACCCGGCTGCCAGGGCCCCCGGGTTGGCACGACTGCAGCCGCTGAGAGCCGGCCTGGCCGGTGCAAGCAGGGGAGCCCAGTTTTGGGTGAAAATGCCTGGGCTTGGGGGGGTCACTGTGGGCCACAGTGTTCAGAGCCTATACGCTGTTGAGGTGGTATTTTttggaggctggggaaggggtgaaGGTCCCTGCATGGCAGGAAAAGTGCAGGCATGAGACGCTGTGGTCCGAGAGCCCAGCCCTGGGTTTCTGGTAACTCCAGCTCGGGGAGAGTGGAACAGTGACCAGCAAGAGGAGGCTCGGTTCTCTGGCTCTCGGGCCTCTGGGGTCACCTAGGAGAGGACAGAGTGAGTGCTGTCCACAGCGAGTGGGATTCAAGCCCCAgcggggtggtgggagggggctggggttcAGGGAGGGCGGGCTCCCCGCGGGCTCCTGACGCCGAGCCGGTGTGTTGCAGGTGTGTGGGAAGTCCTTCAACCGCATGTACAACCTGCTGGGCCACATGCACCTGCACGCGGGCAGCAAGCCCTTCAAGTGCCCCTACTGCTCCAGCAAGTTTAACCTCAAGGGCAACCTGAGCCGGCACATGAAGGTCAAGCATGGCGTCATGGACATCGGCCTGGACAGCCAAGGTGGGTGGGCCACGCACAGGGGACGGCGCAGGAGCGGTCCCGTCACGGCATGCTCAGGAGCCTCCTGTCcggtcagggggtgggggaggctggccaGGCCTGAGACCTCGCTGGGGTGGGCTCCGGGCTAGGGAGGAGAAACCCTGGAAGATGGTCCTGGTGCTGACGACAGGGCCTTTGTGTAAGAACAAAGGACTTCAGCGGGCTCAcgtaaataatgataaataaaaagcCTGACTGATACCAATCCAGTGCTGACTGCGTGCCAGGCCTTTATCAACTCACGTGCTCCTCACAGCGAGCTTGGCTCTGCTAATTATCCCCATCCTACAGATGCCAACACTGGacagagaagttaggtaactCAGGGAAGATCACAAcacccgggggtgggggggacagacgCTTTTATGACTATGACAGTGAcgttaaaaataaatgttggctgGGAAAGGAAGTAACAAAAGGGAAAAGGGCAGCTGAAGAGATGAGGGAAGCCGGGTGAGGTCCCAATCCCCAAGTGTACCATGGGAGGGTCTGTGGACAGCCCGGGGGAGCTCTGAGCTTCCCAGCAGCCAAGGCAAAAAGTGTGTAACACAGTCCATCACGCTCTTCACAGTGCTTGCCAAAGAGAGTGTAGGCCATGCATTCAGGGGAGGGGCCTCACCTCTGCAGTTGGTAGTCGTTTCATAGGCTGGTGTTGTAACATCCCTAAGTGTGAGCGATAGCCTGTCCCCTCCACACTCGTCAGCTATGGAAGAACATTAGTCTCTCTGGCCGTactgaggggaggagggacttTAGAGATTCTACTGGAGGAAAGAGTTGATGGCGCCTCAGGAAGGCTCCCTGTACGGTCTAGAGCTAGTTGCCTGCCTGGCGTGCCTTCTCAGACAAAGTAGCAGGGAACAATACAGGTGAGTTGACTTGCCTGGGTGACGTTACTCACTAGCAGGCAATCAGATGTTGGGGGCTGGCTGCAGGAACCCTGGTTTGGTTTTGCAGCAGCTAACCAGTGAGTGGCCTGGGTTTTCTGGCAGACACGGGTGTCCTCAGTTTTCGATCTCGTGAGCAAGAATCCCACCCTGTTGCCTGCATATGGGTGCTCTCTGTAGCCCCTTCCAGCTCAGAATGTGGTACGAGAACCAACAgtgtcagcatcacctggggTCTTGCTAGAACTGCAGAGTCAGCCCTACCCCAGACccgctgaatcagaatctgcatttcagaaAAGATCCCAGGCGATCTGTTTGCCCGGTAGAGTTTTAGAGGCATGGAAGCGCAGTGGTGTTTCAAACTTCCGTatgcattggaatcacctggaaatCTGTTAAAACGGCAGGGCTCCACCCCCGGAGCTCCACCCCCGGAGCCTCTGAATCTGTAGGTCTGGGGGAGGGTtgcagaatttgcatttccagcaagttctCAGGGGATACCAAAGCTGCTGATCAGGGACCTCACTTGGAGAACCTTTGATCTGGACTCTAAAGGTctagttctcaaacttggctgtaCAGCGGAAGCACCtggggaattttttaaatgctggtgCCTGAGTCTCAACCCCAGAGAGTCAAATGTAATTGATCTGGCACGTGGCCTAGGGTCAGCACTTTAAAGCACTTTAGATAATTCTATATGCAGTGGGGTTTGACAGCCATAGTctagcagaccccccccccccccccatgtaacTAACCCACCAGGAGGGACCAGCGCAGAACTCGTCCTTTTGGAAACAGCTGTCCCTGCACACCTTGCTCCCAGGGGGTGGTGAAGGGACATGCTCTTTCTGTCTGAGGTCAATAACCGGGATGCATAGGACTGCTTTCTTCCTGACTGCGGCAGATGACAGGCAGTAAAGGAGTGACTGGCACTTGAATGGCTGGGACCCAAGGCAACCTGCCTCTC
The sequence above is drawn from the Ursus arctos isolate Adak ecotype North America unplaced genomic scaffold, UrsArc2.0 scaffold_28, whole genome shotgun sequence genome and encodes:
- the ZNF710 gene encoding zinc finger protein 710, with protein sequence MEGFMDSGTQTDAVVVLSLAQAAVLGLVSENELFGATISAEAFYPDLGPELSGTAMGEPGPPGPDVYQLACNGRALEEPAEEEVLEVEAAFEKHTRRKTRPPVRLVPKVKFEKVEEEEEQEVYEVSVPGDDKDAGPAEAPAEVAGGGCEALVQSSAVKMIDLSAFSRKPRTLRHLPRAPRPELDAAPYDPHFPDPARDGFPEPGMALPGPEALPSECGFEPPHLAPLSDPEAPPTMESPEPVKPEQGFVWQEAGEFEADAAGSTVERHKKAQLDRLDINVQIDDSYLVEAGDRQKRWQCRMCEKSYTSKYNLVTHILGHNGIKPHSCPHCSKLFKQPSHLQTHLLTHQGTRPHKCQVCQKAFTQTSHLKRHMLLHSEVKPYSCHFCGRGFAYPSELKAHEVKHESGRCHVCVECGLDFSTLTQLKRHLASHQGPTLYQCLECDKSFHYRSQLQNHMLKHQNVRPFVCTECGMEFSQIHHLKQHSLTHKGVKEFKCEVCGREFTLQANMKRHMLIHTSVRPYQCHICFKTFVQKQTLKTHMIVHSPVKPFKCKVCGKSFNRMYNLLGHMHLHAGSKPFKCPYCSSKFNLKGNLSRHMKVKHGVMDIGLDSQDPMMELTGTDPSELDSQQEMEDFENAYAYAGVDSSAEASVLTEQAMKEMAYYNVL